A genomic segment from Actinomadura hallensis encodes:
- a CDS encoding amidase: MTTWIIKTDEPGDGPRLAVKDAIDVAGLPTTAGCQAVAERAEPAAADAPVVASARAQGARIVGKTNLNELCVAADGVNPWAGTPVNPLDPSRVPGGSSSGSAVAVATGEADVAFGTDTSGSVRIPAACCGIAGLKTTNGRVPLDGVYPLAPTLDTVGPMGRDVAAVVLGMRLIEPGFTPVPYEESMSIARLRLDERVFEIDPAIDAAVDDALRRLGPVADVTSEHYHDAATANGLYVADEGWRQNAHLVQDPPKMSGRIHRRLQVLEDVAGSGMLGWAAEVRKAIRAEFEEIFTRHAAVALPVLPVVAPEPDDDDNADLLLTSLNGQINVAGLPAFALPVPLPGSHLPASVQLIGPAGGEERLCGIAAALEAALA; encoded by the coding sequence ATGACGACCTGGATCATCAAGACGGACGAGCCCGGCGACGGGCCGCGCCTCGCCGTCAAGGACGCCATCGACGTCGCGGGGCTGCCCACCACCGCCGGCTGCCAGGCCGTCGCGGAACGCGCCGAGCCCGCCGCCGCGGACGCGCCCGTCGTGGCGTCGGCCCGCGCCCAGGGCGCCCGCATCGTCGGGAAGACCAACCTCAACGAGCTGTGCGTCGCCGCCGACGGCGTGAACCCGTGGGCGGGGACCCCGGTGAACCCGCTCGACCCGTCCCGCGTGCCGGGCGGCTCGTCCAGCGGCTCCGCCGTCGCCGTCGCGACGGGGGAGGCCGACGTCGCGTTCGGCACGGACACGTCCGGCTCGGTCCGGATCCCCGCGGCGTGCTGCGGCATCGCCGGCCTCAAGACGACCAACGGCCGCGTCCCGCTCGACGGCGTCTACCCGCTGGCCCCGACGCTGGACACGGTCGGGCCGATGGGACGCGACGTCGCCGCCGTCGTGCTGGGGATGCGCCTGATCGAGCCGGGTTTCACGCCCGTCCCGTACGAGGAGTCCATGTCGATCGCGCGGCTGCGCCTCGACGAGCGGGTCTTCGAGATCGACCCCGCGATCGACGCCGCGGTCGACGACGCGCTGCGCCGCCTCGGGCCCGTCGCCGACGTCACGTCCGAGCACTACCACGACGCCGCCACGGCCAACGGCCTTTACGTCGCCGACGAGGGGTGGCGGCAGAACGCCCACCTGGTGCAGGATCCGCCGAAGATGAGCGGGCGCATCCACCGTCGCCTGCAGGTGCTGGAGGACGTGGCGGGTTCGGGGATGCTCGGCTGGGCCGCGGAGGTCCGCAAGGCGATCAGGGCGGAGTTCGAGGAGATCTTCACCCGGCACGCCGCGGTCGCCCTGCCCGTGCTGCCCGTCGTCGCCCCCGAGCCGGACGACGACGACAACGCGGACCTCCTCCTCACCTCGCTGAACGGCCAGATCAACGTGGCGGGCCTGCCGGCGTTCGCGCTGCCCGTCCCGCTGCCGGGGTCGCATCTGCCCGCGTCCGTGCAGCTCATCGGCCCCGCGGGCGGGGAGGAGCGGCTCTGCGGCATCGCCGCCGCGCTGGAGGCCGCCCTCGCGTGA
- a CDS encoding MarR family winged helix-turn-helix transcriptional regulator encodes MQDEVDRLVEAWNTERPDLDVSPLQVLSRVSRLARHLDRARRAVFADHDLESWEFDVLTALRRAGSPYQLSPGRLLRATLVTSGTMTNRIDRLAAAGLVERHPDPQDKRGVQVRLTDAGRRRVDAAFADLLEREQAILDVLGPAQRDALADLLRTLLIPFDQDTENH; translated from the coding sequence ATGCAGGATGAGGTCGACCGACTGGTCGAGGCGTGGAACACCGAACGTCCGGATCTGGACGTGAGTCCGCTGCAGGTCCTCAGCCGCGTCTCCCGGCTGGCCCGGCACCTGGACCGTGCCCGGCGCGCCGTGTTCGCCGACCACGACCTGGAGTCGTGGGAGTTCGACGTGCTCACCGCGCTGCGCCGCGCCGGGAGCCCCTACCAGCTGAGCCCCGGGCGGCTGCTGCGCGCGACGCTGGTGACCTCCGGCACCATGACCAACCGCATCGACCGGCTCGCGGCGGCCGGGCTCGTCGAACGGCACCCCGACCCGCAGGACAAGCGCGGCGTCCAGGTCCGCCTCACCGACGCGGGACGGAGGCGGGTGGACGCCGCGTTCGCCGACCTTCTCGAACGGGAGCAGGCGATACTCGACGTCCTCGGCCCCGCGCAGCGCGACGCCCTCGCCGACCTCCTCCGCACCCTCCTCATCCCGTTCGACCAGGACACCGAGAACCACTAG
- a CDS encoding TetR/AcrR family transcriptional regulator: MTGKERREQLLDIGRSLFAERGLDGTSVEEIAAAAGVSKPVVYEHFGGKEGLYAVVVDREFESLLSLVTESLNSAIHYRGKLEKAALALLQYIEEHSDGFRILVRDSHGGTGTGSYASLLSEIAGEVEYVLAREFDRRDYDDKFAPMYAQMLVGMVAMTGQWWLDARKPRREDVAAHVVNLAWNGLSGLEPKPTLDPRRRRKERERREKRAEKAAAKAEKAEERAAAKAVKAQRKGRRDMDGLADAST, from the coding sequence ATGACTGGTAAGGAACGACGTGAGCAGCTCCTCGACATCGGCCGGTCGCTGTTCGCCGAACGCGGCCTGGACGGCACCTCGGTGGAGGAGATCGCCGCCGCCGCGGGCGTGTCGAAGCCCGTGGTCTACGAGCACTTCGGCGGCAAGGAGGGGCTGTACGCGGTCGTCGTCGACCGGGAGTTCGAGAGCCTGCTGAGCCTGGTCACCGAGTCGCTCAACTCCGCGATCCACTACCGCGGAAAGCTCGAGAAGGCGGCGCTGGCGCTGCTGCAGTACATCGAGGAGCACTCCGACGGCTTCCGGATCCTCGTCCGCGACTCCCACGGGGGGACGGGCACCGGCAGCTACGCGAGCCTGCTGAGCGAGATCGCCGGGGAGGTCGAGTACGTCCTCGCCCGGGAGTTCGACCGCCGCGACTACGACGACAAGTTCGCCCCCATGTACGCCCAGATGCTGGTCGGCATGGTCGCGATGACCGGCCAGTGGTGGCTGGACGCGCGCAAGCCGCGCCGGGAGGACGTGGCCGCGCACGTGGTGAACCTGGCGTGGAACGGCCTGTCGGGGCTGGAGCCGAAGCCGACGCTGGACCCGCGCCGCCGCCGCAAGGAGCGGGAGCGCCGGGAGAAGCGCGCGGAGAAGGCGGCCGCGAAGGCGGAGAAGGCCGAGGAGCGGGCCGCGGCGAAGGCGGTCAAGGCCCAGCGCAAGGGCCGCCGCGACATGGACGGGCTCGCCGACGCGTCGACGTGA
- a CDS encoding acyl-CoA desaturase — translation MTTAPAMDPPRPQRRPEIEPEPQGNAERVLVAVFTGVPFLALFAAVPLAWGSFLGWTDVVLMAVFYVLSAGGITVGYHRHFTHGSFKAKRPLKIFLALAGSLAMEGPVITWVADHRRHHKYSDKEMDPHSPWRFGNDWKALMKGLAWAHYGWLFDGARTSKERFAKDLLNDRDITRIHRAFPALVAVSFFLPAAIGGLVTMSWAGFLTALFWAGFVRITLVHHVTWSINSICHTFGKEDFEVRDKSRNVWWLAIPSLGESWHNLHHSDPTCARHGVLKGQVDISARIIWAFEKTGLAYDVRWPNPTRLAARRTKQAV, via the coding sequence ATGACAACGGCTCCAGCGATGGACCCCCCTCGCCCACAGCGGCGCCCTGAGATCGAGCCCGAGCCCCAGGGCAATGCAGAGCGCGTGCTCGTCGCCGTGTTCACCGGCGTGCCGTTCCTGGCACTGTTCGCGGCGGTCCCGCTGGCCTGGGGGAGCTTCCTCGGCTGGACGGACGTCGTGCTCATGGCGGTGTTCTACGTGCTGTCCGCCGGCGGCATCACCGTCGGGTACCACCGGCACTTCACCCACGGGTCGTTCAAGGCGAAGCGGCCGCTGAAGATCTTCCTCGCGCTGGCGGGGAGCCTGGCCATGGAGGGGCCGGTCATCACGTGGGTCGCCGACCACCGGCGGCACCACAAGTACTCCGACAAGGAGATGGACCCGCACTCGCCGTGGCGCTTCGGCAACGACTGGAAGGCCCTGATGAAGGGCCTGGCATGGGCGCACTACGGCTGGCTGTTCGACGGCGCGCGCACCTCCAAGGAGCGTTTCGCCAAGGACCTGCTGAACGACCGCGACATCACGCGCATCCACCGGGCCTTCCCCGCGCTGGTGGCGGTGTCGTTCTTCCTGCCGGCGGCCATCGGCGGCCTGGTGACGATGTCGTGGGCCGGGTTCCTGACGGCCCTGTTCTGGGCGGGGTTCGTCCGCATCACGCTCGTCCACCACGTCACGTGGTCGATCAACTCGATCTGCCACACCTTCGGCAAGGAGGACTTCGAGGTCCGTGACAAGTCCCGGAACGTGTGGTGGCTGGCGATCCCGTCGCTGGGCGAGTCGTGGCACAACCTGCACCATTCCGACCCCACCTGCGCGCGCCACGGCGTGCTGAAGGGGCAGGTCGACATCAGTGCGCGCATCATCTGGGCGTTCGAGAAGACGGGCCTCGCCTACGACGTGCGGTGGCCGAACCCCACGCGACTCGCCGCCAGGCGGACCAAGCAGGCGGTTTGA
- the glmU gene encoding bifunctional UDP-N-acetylglucosamine diphosphorylase/glucosamine-1-phosphate N-acetyltransferase GlmU — translation MSAASRPAAVIVLAAGEGTRMKSRTSKVLHELCGRTMLGHVLAAARELRPERLVVVVGHRREQVVEHLTQAAPDAEPVVQEHQGGTGHAVRMALEQTGALNGTVVVTNGDHPLLRGRTLDALVRTHESEGNAVTVLTTEMPDATGYGRMIRSADGAVEAIVEHKDATEEQRAVNEINVGMYAFDGALLADALKRVTTDNAGGEEYLTDVVAILRGDGHRAGAHLVADWVETQGVNDRVQLAQARRQLNDRILEAHMRAGVTIVDPATTWIDVDVTVEQDAEILPGTQLHGRTHVGEGARVGPGCTLTDTRVGAGASVVNSVCAESEIGPEATVGPFAYLRPGTRLARKSKVGAYVETKNADLGEGAKVPHLTYVGDAEIGEGSNIGAGSVFVNYDGVDKHRSVIGSHVRVGSDNMIVAPVEVGDGAYTAAGSVIVQDVPPGAMAVARARQRNVEGWVERRRAGTPSAEAARRAQEKDAP, via the coding sequence GTGAGCGCTGCGAGCCGCCCGGCCGCCGTCATCGTTCTCGCCGCGGGCGAGGGCACCCGGATGAAGTCCCGCACCTCCAAGGTGCTGCACGAGCTGTGCGGGCGAACCATGCTCGGCCACGTACTGGCCGCCGCCCGCGAACTGCGTCCCGAACGGCTCGTGGTGGTCGTCGGCCACCGCCGCGAGCAGGTCGTCGAACACCTCACCCAGGCCGCGCCGGACGCCGAGCCCGTCGTCCAGGAGCACCAGGGCGGCACGGGCCACGCCGTCCGGATGGCGCTGGAGCAGACCGGCGCCCTGAACGGCACCGTGGTCGTCACGAACGGCGACCACCCGCTGCTGCGCGGGCGGACGCTGGACGCCCTCGTCCGGACCCACGAGTCCGAGGGCAACGCGGTGACCGTCCTGACCACCGAGATGCCGGACGCCACCGGCTACGGGCGGATGATCCGGTCCGCCGACGGCGCCGTCGAGGCGATCGTCGAGCACAAGGACGCCACCGAGGAGCAGCGCGCCGTCAACGAGATCAACGTCGGGATGTACGCCTTCGACGGCGCCCTCCTGGCCGACGCCCTCAAGCGCGTCACCACCGACAACGCGGGCGGCGAGGAGTACCTCACCGACGTGGTCGCGATCCTGCGCGGCGACGGCCACCGCGCCGGCGCGCACCTGGTCGCCGACTGGGTGGAGACCCAGGGCGTGAACGACAGGGTCCAGCTCGCCCAGGCCAGGCGGCAGCTGAACGACCGCATCCTCGAGGCGCACATGCGGGCCGGGGTCACGATCGTCGACCCGGCCACCACCTGGATCGACGTGGACGTCACCGTCGAGCAGGACGCCGAGATCCTCCCGGGCACGCAGCTGCACGGCCGCACGCACGTCGGCGAGGGCGCGCGGGTCGGCCCCGGCTGCACGCTGACCGACACCCGCGTGGGCGCCGGCGCGTCCGTGGTCAACTCGGTGTGCGCGGAGTCGGAGATCGGCCCCGAGGCCACCGTCGGCCCCTTCGCGTACCTGCGGCCCGGCACCCGCCTGGCGCGCAAGTCCAAGGTCGGCGCCTACGTCGAGACCAAGAACGCCGACCTGGGCGAGGGGGCGAAGGTCCCGCACCTGACGTACGTGGGCGACGCAGAAATCGGCGAGGGCTCCAACATCGGCGCGGGCTCGGTCTTCGTGAACTACGACGGCGTCGACAAGCACCGCAGCGTGATCGGCTCGCACGTGCGGGTCGGCAGCGACAACATGATCGTCGCGCCCGTGGAGGTGGGCGACGGCGCCTACACGGCCGCGGGCTCGGTGATCGTCCAGGACGTCCCGCCGGGCGCCATGGCGGTCGCGCGGGCCCGTCAGCGCAACGTCGAGGGATGGGTCGAGCGCCGCAGGGCGGGCACGCCCTCGGCCGAGGCGGCACGCCGGGCCCAGGAGAAGGACGCGCCTTAG
- a CDS encoding ribose-phosphate diphosphokinase, with amino-acid sequence MSGIKASGQKKLMLFTGRAHPDLAKEVADNLHVELTPTSAYDFANGETFVRFLESVRGSDAFVIQSHTAPINQWIMEQLIMVDALKRASAKRITVVAPFFGYARQDKKHRGREPISARLMADLFKTAGADRLITVDLHTAQIQGFFDGPVDHLFALDLLAQHFENRLDLSNVTVVAPDAGRVRVTERWSDRLGGVPMAIIHKKRDPDVANEVKVFDVVGAVEGRTCVIVDDMIDTGGTIIKAADALFEQGASRVVVAATHGVLSGPAVDRLKNSRISEVVLTNTLPIPEEKQFDKLTVLSIAPLVARAINEVFSDGSVTSLFGGIS; translated from the coding sequence GTGAGTGGGATCAAGGCGAGCGGCCAGAAGAAGCTGATGCTCTTCACCGGCCGAGCCCACCCGGACCTGGCCAAGGAAGTAGCCGACAACCTCCATGTCGAGCTCACGCCGACCTCGGCGTACGACTTCGCGAACGGTGAGACGTTCGTGCGGTTCCTGGAGTCCGTGCGGGGTTCCGACGCCTTCGTGATACAGAGCCACACCGCCCCCATCAACCAGTGGATCATGGAGCAGCTGATCATGGTGGACGCGCTGAAACGCGCGTCCGCCAAGCGCATCACGGTGGTGGCGCCCTTCTTCGGCTACGCGCGGCAGGACAAGAAGCACCGCGGCCGCGAACCGATCTCCGCGCGCCTGATGGCGGACCTGTTCAAGACCGCGGGCGCCGACAGGCTCATAACGGTCGACCTGCACACGGCGCAGATCCAGGGCTTCTTCGACGGCCCGGTCGACCACCTGTTCGCGCTGGACCTGCTGGCCCAGCACTTCGAGAACCGCCTGGACCTCTCGAACGTGACGGTCGTCGCCCCCGACGCCGGCCGCGTCCGGGTCACCGAACGCTGGTCCGACCGCCTCGGCGGCGTGCCCATGGCCATCATCCACAAGAAGCGCGACCCCGACGTCGCCAACGAGGTCAAGGTCTTCGACGTCGTCGGCGCCGTCGAGGGCCGCACCTGCGTCATCGTCGACGACATGATCGACACCGGCGGAACCATCATCAAGGCCGCCGACGCCCTCTTCGAACAGGGCGCCAGCCGAGTCGTCGTGGCCGCCACCCACGGCGTCCTCTCCGGCCCGGCCGTGGACCGCCTCAAGAACTCCCGCATCTCCGAAGTGGTCCTCACGAACACCCTCCCCATCCCCGAGGAGAAGCAGTTCGACAAGCTGACCGTCCTCTCCATCGCCCCCCTGGTGGCCCGAGCCATCAACGAGGTCTTCAGCGACGGCTCAGTCACCAGCCTCTTCGGCGGCATTAGTTGA
- a CDS encoding 50S ribosomal protein L25/general stress protein Ctc, giving the protein MSEVRIAAEPRTEFGKGAARRTRRAGKVPAVLYGHGADPEHISLPGHDLMLALKTPNVLLTIDGLKGGPKLALPKDVQRDPIKGFLEHVDLLLVKRGEKVVVDLPIQLVGDVVAGGQVAQTEVEVSVEAEATKIPEAVEVDISGLEIDSQVLAKDLKLPEGTSLAAEEDLLILQILDASAATEPEAAEEAAAEEGAEGEAAE; this is encoded by the coding sequence GTGTCCGAGGTACGCATCGCCGCCGAGCCGCGCACCGAGTTCGGTAAGGGTGCCGCGCGGCGCACCCGCCGGGCCGGCAAGGTGCCCGCCGTCCTCTACGGTCACGGCGCCGACCCGGAGCACATCTCGCTTCCGGGCCATGACCTGATGCTGGCGCTGAAGACCCCGAACGTGCTGCTCACGATCGACGGGCTGAAGGGCGGTCCGAAGCTGGCGCTGCCGAAGGACGTGCAGCGGGACCCGATCAAGGGGTTCCTGGAGCACGTGGACCTGCTGCTGGTGAAGCGGGGCGAGAAGGTCGTCGTGGACCTGCCGATCCAGCTGGTCGGCGACGTCGTTGCGGGCGGCCAGGTCGCGCAGACCGAGGTGGAGGTCTCGGTCGAGGCGGAGGCCACGAAGATCCCCGAGGCCGTCGAGGTCGACATCAGCGGGCTGGAGATCGACAGCCAGGTGCTGGCGAAGGACCTGAAGCTGCCGGAGGGCACGTCGCTCGCGGCGGAGGAGGACCTGCTGATCCTGCAGATCCTCGACGCGAGCGCGGCGACGGAGCCGGAGGCGGCGGAGGAGGCCGCGGCGGAGGAGGGCGCCGAGGGCGAGGCCGCCGAGTAA
- the pth gene encoding aminoacyl-tRNA hydrolase, translated as MDLWLVVGLGNPGPSYAKNRHNAGFMVLDVLAERAGGRFRSHRARADVLEGRLAGARVVLAKPRSFMNLSGGPVKGLCDFYKVPAERLIVVHDELDVPFGAVRLKRGGGDGGHNGLRSVTKSLGTRDYLRVRFGVGRPPGRMDPAAFVLKDFSAAERKDLDLEVERAADAVEALISKGLAAAQNTFHAD; from the coding sequence GTGGATCTCTGGCTGGTGGTCGGGTTGGGGAATCCTGGGCCGTCGTATGCGAAGAACCGGCACAACGCGGGGTTCATGGTGCTGGACGTGCTGGCGGAGCGCGCCGGGGGGAGGTTCAGGTCGCACCGGGCGCGGGCCGACGTGCTGGAGGGGCGGCTGGCGGGTGCGCGGGTGGTGCTGGCGAAGCCCCGGTCGTTCATGAACTTGTCGGGCGGTCCGGTGAAGGGGCTGTGCGACTTCTACAAGGTGCCCGCGGAGCGGCTGATCGTCGTGCATGACGAGCTGGACGTCCCGTTCGGCGCGGTGCGGTTGAAGCGGGGCGGCGGCGACGGCGGCCACAACGGGCTGCGTTCGGTGACGAAGTCGCTGGGGACGCGTGACTATCTGCGGGTCCGGTTCGGGGTGGGCCGTCCGCCGGGGCGGATGGATCCCGCGGCGTTCGTGTTGAAGGACTTCTCGGCGGCGGAGCGCAAGGATCTCGATCTCGAGGTGGAGCGTGCGGCGGACGCGGTGGAGGCGTTGATCTCCAAGGGGCTCGCCGCGGCGCAGAACACGTTCCACGCGGATTGA